Part of the Arachis hypogaea cultivar Tifrunner chromosome 6, arahy.Tifrunner.gnm2.J5K5, whole genome shotgun sequence genome, AAATGGGAAAGATGTAGAGGGCCCAGGTGCTGATTTTGAGCTTGCTGTGGTGATTTCTGCTGCTAGGCATAGCCCACAAAATTTCTGGTGGGTGAAATTAGTTGAATGGAATCCCAACTCTGCTTTTCAATTTCGATGATTGATCTCTACATTACTagtaaaaaaaaggaagagaattCTGTAGACTTAATGATTTTGATACattttatatttcattttttcTTGTGTATAGCAATGGAAGTTGGTGTTCAATATGGAATGTTGAGTTCAAAGATGAACAACAAACAGTGGAAATTAAGGGTAAAATACAGGTATGTGCTGATGTTTGATGTATTGGGTTGAATGAGATGGTACACTTGTTGCAATACATGATTATTTGTCCTATTTTTCAGGTGGGTGCACACTATTTTGAGGAAGGAAATGTGCAGCTAGATGCGAAacatgaatgcaaagatgcaacTCTTCTTTTTCAGGTTACCATAAATGAAATCGCTTCCTTTTTACTAGTTGTGAGTTATAACTTCATGTCATACATATGTATATTTTCAATCCCCAGGGTACTTGTATCATGATTCATGGCCATTGGCCTGGTTTCTTTGTGTATTCATATTTGTGCCAGGTTCATctgtttatatttcttttttttttcttttcaggcCTCTGACGATTGTGCAGTTGCCATATCAGGCATTATTCGTCACCATGAAACGGAGTATATGGCTTCTCTCGAGGTTCTGATTTTGTTTTATTGTAGTTGgggtctctttttatttttatctttttatataaaaatatttttaatttttgtattttaatttgaatCTAGAGATGATTTACTAAATTACTTTAACTTGACAGGCATCATATCTAAGCCTGCCTGATTCTACTTTCAAGGTACTCTTTGTGGCTTCCTAGATAATTTGTTTTTTAATCTTAGTCTGAGATAGGGCTCTTCTGCCAAATCTAGGATAATTATTGTTGTTTCCAATTAAAGCAATCCCATATAGGAGACCTTTTCTTTGCATTCTATTACCATCTGCATGTTTACCGAACTTTAACTAAACTTTGTTACAAAAACACTCTACATTCTTTCTACCCTTCCTTCCAATTTGATTTCCCTGATTAGTTTCTGGTCTGGTGGGTCCCTCTTTATTAGTCAATTGTACCAATTCATTTTGATCTACAATGTTGGGTGACATTTATGGTCTCACTTTAAATTTCCAACTGTTGCAACAATGTGTCAATCACTCAATCTTTAAACTCTTTCAATTACAATAATTTGCAGGATCTTCGGAGGAAGCTACCAGTCACCCGCACCTTATTTCCGTGGCATAATACTTTGCAATTCAGTTTGACGAGAGAGGTCTCAAAGGAACTTGGCATTAAGTAAATATTGCTCAACAAATGAAAGTTGTGTTTACTCGAAGTCAGTGGTGACAAGTTCCTTATGTATTCACTCACTTTATTGTAATTTGGTAAGGTCAATCATTCTTCAGGTTGGCTTTCTTTACTTTACCACAATTGCCGCACCCTGCTACTGTCGTAGTCTATTCCCTAGGTGTATTGTACTGTAATTCCTTTTTTAATAGCATTTGTATAGCAGTAAAAAAGATTTGACGCTTGATTCCAGCTATTAATTATTCCCCACAATCAGATGTAAGAACTTTCCGTCACCGACAATTCGAAATTACAAGAAGCTGGCTATATAACCTTCTGCAGTTCTGCTATTTTACAGAGTTATGGTGCAATCTCTGGTTATGTGATCCTgcgataaagagaaaaaaaaaattcctaaTAATGAATTAAGTTCTGAAAAAAGTAAGATATACTAGAGCTTTTAGTGTTTTTCTTAAGTAGAACATTGAAGAATTTAATTACGACTATTTGGAGCATAAAGACTAAATATTTAAAGGGTTTAGTTAACACTTGTTCTAGGAGTATATGATAAGTTTACCATTAATTGAAagctttaaatatttttatttaatgaatgcaaaataaatatattgaaattttaaattttttatatttttaatgaatttttttatttgtaaatttaaTATGTGTCCTAgatagaaaaattcatatttaaattagtctcaattaatatttgattaaatgatATTTTGGATTTTTGTTGTATTATTTGCAACTCGGATGGgaattggttgaaaatttgtgCGGAGAAAGTTAGAGAAAGTCAATGTTCTGCATGCGGGGCTTCATGCTATTTGGAAGGGATTATGGTTTTCGTGAGGTACTCTGTCGAACGGATTATTTGGAGATTTCTTCAATGGTGCATAGAAGACAAAGTGGTAATACTATTATAGAAAGTGACTCAGTGCATCTAAATCAAGAACtatgaattggaattggaaaGCAAACATTAGTTTGATTCAAAAGACTGCAAACTATGTTGCTGATCATATTGCTAGAATAGCTACCTCGAAGACAGTGCAAATTATATGAGTTTTTAATTTACATATTGAGAAAACTTGGtattatatcatttttttttatttttcacgatATCTCCTAACTCGATAGGTCAAACTAGACTAATCTGATTTAGGGAAGACACAAAACTGACCCACCTAATtggatttcttaatttttttttattttttaaaactttaaaacTGACTCACCGATTTCTTaaccttcaaaaaaaaaaaaaaactttaaatcgGAAGCTCCAATTTacaaccctaccaatttgaatttGTCACTctcatgaccaaaaaaaaaaaaatttgtcactCTATAAACCGAAACCTCGATTTTTCATACCTTCCAAAACCTGTCTccaatttatattttcaaattaaaaaaaaatccatattgTTTAAAAACACCCCATCATCCATATTTATGGATAACACGTTCTCTAAAAgtataactaaaaaaatgaacCATATTATCTTATTAGTTTAGAGTTTAGACATGAaatcaatcaattaatttaattttttttcttttcttttttgtttctttctttcattttcagTTACAAAAAAATCTTAAATGAATTTTagatttaatcttttaatttctaataaatttttattttttaaaatttttttagaattatttttttacatagattaattttgttgtttttaataaattttattatcagataattaaattttaaaatggataaattattttcttaatagAATGTCAATTCTTTATAAAGATttctagaataataaaaaagttgTTAAAGGCAAAAGTGGAGTATAaatgtatttgtatatttttattaatatagtaATATTTTGGAGgggattttaattaaataaaaatatttttatttatcaatttaaatcgGAATACAGAAATTTATCATTTgtgtatttagttttattttcgcGGTCAAAGATGGTAAACaactaaaaatcatatttttatggTTTTGGTGATTAtgctagaaaaaataaaaagatttaattttctaTTGATCCATTTTGGTACACTATGTGGAATAATTTAGCCTTCAAATGAGCTTCattatctttcttctttttttttttgtttctttctttgatttttaattactttgttgtttctaataaattgtattaaaaatttCCGTTGCCGGGAATCGA contains:
- the LOC112695544 gene encoding F-actin-capping protein subunit alpha isoform X2, producing MADEEEESELSDKQKVEIAKWFLLNSPPGEIQYVAKDVKSILNDDVLFDEAASEAFPVYNKSHLICLALPNRSGDVLVTSFSELEGNAFLDPRTTQVATVDHVKQVCTGVRPAADEELPSPYIEEYRCSLDAEILKYVEEAYPKGVCSVYCANGKDVEGPGADFELAVVISAARHSPQNFCNGSWCSIWNVEFKDEQQTVEIKGKIQVGAHYFEEGNVQLDAKHECKDATLFQASDDCAVAISGIIRHHETEYMASLEASYLSLPDSTFKDLRRKLPVTRTLFPWHNTLQFSLTREVSKELGIK
- the LOC112695544 gene encoding F-actin-capping protein subunit alpha isoform X1, which encodes MADEEEESELSDKQKVEIAKWFLLNSPPGEIQYVAKDVKSILNDDVLFDEAASEAFPVYNKSHLICLALPNRSGDVLVTSFSELEGNAFLDPRTTQVATVDHVKQVCTGVRPAADEELPSPYIEEYRCSLDAEILKYVEEAYPKGVCSVYCANGKDVEGPGADFELAVVISAARHSPQNFCNGSWCSIWNVEFKDEQQTVEIKGKIQVGAHYFEEGNVQLDAKHECKDATLLFQASDDCAVAISGIIRHHETEYMASLEASYLSLPDSTFKDLRRKLPVTRTLFPWHNTLQFSLTREVSKELGIK